A single window of Malus sylvestris chromosome 5, drMalSylv7.2, whole genome shotgun sequence DNA harbors:
- the LOC126623165 gene encoding pentatricopeptide repeat-containing protein At3g24000, mitochondrial, with the protein MNRCNLMKRHILGSRSKALLFLYNYNNTAAAVGIQKLFSLSARFGTLSATRASCAKLIGDEDSETSEDEDWFASRIIQDKDLLRSSPHISGTGLHVLDLVNCGSLEADRTLYNKLLHQCTQTTQLKQARIVHSHILTSQFKDDLPIRNTILHMYVKCGSLDDARNLFNQMPHKDLVTWTALISGYSQHDRPQDALVLFPEMLRHGLEPNQFTLSSLLKASGAVSDDNHGRQLHTYCFKYGLDSNVYVGTALVDMYARCGHMDESQLVFDALDTKNEVSWNALIAGHARKAQGEHALRLFWKMLREGFKPTHFTYSSVLTACASAGSLEQGKWVHAHMIKSVVTLVAFVGNTLLDMYAKSGSIEDAKKVFDRMVRRDVVSWNSMLTGYAQHGFGKETVQRFEEMLRIGIQPNDITFLCVLTACSHAGLLDEGQYYFDLMKQYNIEPQVSHYVTIVDLLGRGNLLDRAEKFIREMPIEPTAAVWGALLGACRMHKNVELGAYAAERSFELDPHDSGPHVILSNIYASAGRWIDAAKVRKMMKEGGVKKEPACSWVDIENAVHMFVANDDAHPQRVEILRMWEMISMKIKEIGYVPDTSHVLFYVDQQEREVKLQYHSEKLALAFALLNTPPGSTIRIKKNIRVCGDCHSAIKFVSKVEGREIIVRDTNRFHHFRDGSCSCGDYW; encoded by the coding sequence ATGAACcgatgtaatctaatgaagagACATATTTTGGGAAGTCGATCCAAGGCTTTGCTGTTTCTGTACAACTACAACAATACTGCCGCTGCTGTTGGCATTCAAAAACTCTTTTCGTTATCAGCACGGTTTGGGACATTGTCTGCAACTCGGGCTTCGTGCGCCAAACTAATTGGGGATGAAGACTCTGAAACTTCAGAAGACGAAGACTGGTTTGCTTCTCGTATCATCCAAGACAAGGACCTTCTCCGCAGCAGCCCCCATATTTCAGGAACAGGGCTTCATGTTCTTGACTTGGTGAATTGTGGTTCTTTGGAAGCAGACCGGACTCTGTACAATAAGCTGCTACACCAGTGCACCCAGACGACCCAACTTAAACAAGCCAGAATTGTGCATTCACACATCCTTACTTCTCAATTTAAAGATGACCTTCCCATCCGCAACACCATCCTTCACATGTATGTCAAATGTGGCAGTTTGGACGATGCTCGCAACCTATTCAATCAAATGCCTCACAAGGATTTGGTCACTTGGACTGCCTTGATTTCTGGCTATTCTCAACATGATCGACCTCAGGATGCCCTTGTTTTGTTTCCTGAGATGCTCCGCCATGGGCTGGAACCCAACCAGTTCACCTTGTCTAGCTTGTTGAAAGCTTCTGGCGCTGTCTCTGATGACAATCATGGCAGGCAGCTTCACACTTATTGCTTTAAGTACGGTCTTGATTCCAATGTCTATGTGGGCACTGCTCTTGTGGACATGTATGCTAGGTGTGGTCATATGGATGAATCCCAATTGGTCTTTGACGCCTTGGACACCAAGAATGAGGTGTCCTGGAATGCTTTGATTGCTGGGCATGCTAGGAAGGCTCAAGGAGAGCATGCACTCAGGTTGTTCTGGAAGATGCTGAGGGAGGGCTTCAAACCTACGCATTTCACTTATTCTAGCGTCTTGACTGCTTGTGCTAGTGCAGGGTCTCTAGAGCAAGGGAAGTGGGTTCACGCCCACATGATCAAATCAGTTGTTACCCTCGTCGCTTTTGTGGGGAATACTCTTCTCGATATGTATGCCAAATCAGGCAGCATTGAGGATGCAAAAAAGGTTTTTGATAGGATGGTTAGACGAGACGTCGTTTCTTGGAATTCGATGCTTACTGGATATGCCCAGCATGGGTTTGGAAAGGAAACTGTGCAACGGTTTGAAGAAATGCTGAGAATTGGAATCCAACCTAATGATATAACCTTTCTTTGTGTTCTTACTGCCTGTAGCCATGCCGGTCTCTTGGATGAAGGACAATATTATTTTGACTTGATGAAACAGTACAACATAGAACCACAGGTTTCACACTATGTGACGATTGTTGATCTTCTTGGTCGTGGAAATCTGCTTGATCGAGCTGAGAAGTTCATAAGAGAAATGCCGATTGAACCCACTGCAGCTGTTTGGGGAGCCTTATTAGGTGCTTGCAGGATGCACAAGAACGTAGAGTTGGGTGCTTATGCTGCGGAACGTAGTTTTGAGCTGGATCCCCATGATTCAGGGCCCCATGTCATACTTTCTAATATCTATGCCTCTGCTGGCAGATGGATTGACGCAGCAAAGGTGAGGAAGATGATGAAAGAGGGTGGGGTGAAAAAGGAACCTGCTTGTAGCTGGGTGGACATCGAGAATGCGGTCCACATGTTTGTAGCGAACGATGATGCTCATCCGCAAAGGGTAGAGATCCTTAGGATGTGGGAGATGATTAGCATGAAGATAAAGGAGATTGGATACGTCCCAGACACTAGCCACGTACTTTTCTATGTAGACCAGCAGGAGAGGGAAGTCAAGTTGCAGTACCATAGTGAGAAGCTTGCTCTAGCATTTGCGCTTCTTAACACTCCTCCTGGCTCCACCATACGGATTAAGAAGAACATCAGGGTTTGTGGTGATTGTCATTCAGCAATCAAGTTCGTTTCGAAGGTAGAAGGGAGAGAAATCATTGTGAGGGACACCAATCGGTTCCATCATTTCCGTGATGGCTCTTGTTCTTGTGGGGACTATTGGTAG